In Pleurocapsa sp. PCC 7319, the following are encoded in one genomic region:
- a CDS encoding PAS domain S-box protein yields MVGDRPNETENNLSAFKESRTVMLVEDCDTDCTLDRRYLTADKRYDYRFIEMETGESALAIYAEERPDLILLDYLLPDLDGLEWLRLWQETYRGNLCPVIVLTGHGDETIAIRCIQLGAADYLNKNEITQARLQLSVTKAFAFDKLQRQNQQLIAQLIARNQELAYSNQVCNREIANREKLELIVDNIPLVVYAKKVENFRSGKMWLINREFCRVFQVTEAEIIGKSDREIFPPATVDHFKVNDLKVINNKQIIVTEERVHHGDGQLQTYLSLKIPLLNDEGEVDSIIGIATNITQEKQAQAQLTRLETRFSSTFEQVAVGMALVGLQGEWLMVNQKLCEIVGYTKAELLQTTFQEITHPEDLAADLNYVRQLLAEEIANYSIEKRYIRKDNSLVWINLTVSLVKNKVGEPEYFISVIEDISDRRNLEVSRQKALQRLSNLHQIDRAIVEARQPKEIAVIAIDSIQQLLTCQRTSIVTFNLEKDTATILLTQGEGKQVGTGLQTPLHLWQELINRLKAPETDYIVAYLEQLPQLSAAIPSLANVGLNCLICFPLRTKDGLLGILKLWIKDLNAVDSEKLTIVKEVSTQVAIALKQAYLSQTIQDYTLELEDKVRERTAQLEEINQELKAFSYSISHDLKAPLRAIQGFAIALQEDYAASLDELGREYTQRLASSAQQMEQLIQDLLTYSRLSRTNIERQSVDLNLVMHKALEELESPITKMQAEITVEPLLRVWGNRIILQQIIINLLSNAIKFVPDNARPQIRIWTEAREGFVRLWIEDNGIGIESQHQGRIFQVFERLHGNESYPGTGIGLAIVKKGVERLGGKYGVESMVNRGSRFWIELPGNNEQ; encoded by the coding sequence ATGGTTGGCGATCGCCCAAACGAAACAGAAAACAATTTATCTGCTTTTAAAGAATCACGAACCGTAATGCTGGTCGAAGATTGTGACACAGACTGTACCTTAGATCGACGCTATTTGACAGCAGATAAGAGATATGATTATCGCTTTATCGAAATGGAAACGGGGGAATCTGCTTTAGCAATCTATGCCGAAGAACGACCAGATCTAATCTTACTAGATTATTTACTGCCCGATCTCGATGGGTTGGAGTGGTTGAGGCTGTGGCAAGAAACATATCGTGGAAATCTCTGTCCTGTGATTGTTTTAACGGGGCATGGAGATGAAACTATCGCGATACGTTGTATTCAATTGGGTGCCGCCGATTATTTAAACAAAAATGAGATTACTCAAGCCAGACTGCAACTTTCGGTGACTAAAGCTTTTGCCTTTGACAAACTACAGCGTCAAAATCAGCAGTTAATCGCTCAACTTATTGCCCGCAACCAAGAATTAGCCTATAGCAATCAGGTTTGCAATCGCGAAATAGCCAATCGCGAAAAATTAGAACTAATTGTCGATAATATCCCACTGGTTGTTTATGCCAAAAAAGTTGAAAACTTTCGTTCGGGTAAAATGTGGCTGATCAATCGAGAGTTTTGTCGCGTCTTTCAGGTGACAGAAGCAGAAATCATCGGCAAAAGCGATCGCGAAATCTTTCCCCCCGCTACAGTCGATCACTTTAAAGTTAACGACCTCAAAGTAATTAATAACAAACAAATTATAGTTACCGAAGAACGGGTTCATCACGGAGATGGTCAACTACAAACTTATTTATCGCTTAAAATTCCTTTACTTAATGACGAAGGAGAAGTTGATTCCATTATCGGCATCGCCACCAACATTACCCAAGAAAAACAAGCCCAAGCGCAACTGACTCGTCTAGAAACCAGATTTAGTAGCACTTTTGAACAGGTTGCGGTAGGTATGGCTCTTGTTGGACTCCAGGGAGAATGGTTAATGGTCAACCAAAAGCTCTGTGAAATTGTCGGTTACACCAAAGCCGAATTATTACAGACTACTTTTCAAGAGATTACTCATCCCGAAGATTTAGCAGCAGATTTAAACTACGTCCGTCAGTTGTTAGCAGAGGAGATTGCTAACTACTCGATAGAAAAACGCTACATCCGCAAAGATAACTCCCTGGTGTGGATTAATCTAACGGTTTCTTTGGTTAAAAATAAAGTTGGCGAACCAGAATATTTTATCTCTGTCATCGAAGATATTAGCGATCGCAGAAACTTAGAAGTTTCTCGACAAAAAGCTCTACAACGCCTCTCTAATCTACATCAAATCGATCGGGCGATCGTGGAAGCAAGACAACCTAAAGAAATTGCTGTGATCGCTATTGACAGCATTCAACAATTGCTAACTTGTCAACGGACATCTATTGTTACTTTCAATTTAGAAAAAGATACCGCTACAATTTTGCTGACTCAAGGAGAAGGCAAACAAGTTGGTACGGGATTACAAACCCCTCTCCATCTTTGGCAAGAGTTAATCAATAGGTTAAAAGCACCAGAAACAGATTATATAGTTGCTTACCTAGAGCAGTTACCCCAGTTATCCGCAGCTATTCCCTCTCTGGCTAATGTGGGATTGAATTGCCTGATTTGTTTCCCCCTCAGAACCAAAGACGGTTTATTGGGTATCCTCAAATTATGGATTAAAGATCTTAATGCCGTTGATTCAGAAAAACTAACTATAGTTAAAGAAGTAAGTACTCAAGTAGCGATCGCTCTCAAACAAGCTTATTTAAGTCAAACCATCCAAGATTATACTTTAGAATTAGAAGACAAAGTGCGAGAACGTACCGCACAGTTAGAAGAAATCAATCAAGAACTTAAAGCTTTTAGCTACAGTATTTCCCACGATCTTAAAGCACCCTTAAGGGCAATTCAGGGCTTTGCGATCGCCCTACAGGAAGATTATGCAGCAAGTTTAGACGAATTAGGACGAGAATATACCCAAAGGCTAGCTAGTTCCGCACAGCAGATGGAACAATTGATTCAAGACCTACTCACCTACAGTCGTCTTTCCCGTACTAATATCGAGAGACAGTCGGTAGATCTAAATTTGGTTATGCATAAAGCCTTAGAAGAATTAGAATCTCCCATAACTAAAATGCAGGCAGAAATTACTGTCGAGCCTTTACTCAGGGTATGGGGTAATCGAATTATCTTGCAGCAAATAATTATCAATCTACTATCCAATGCCATTAAATTCGTTCCCGATAATGCTCGACCCCAGATAAGGATCTGGACGGAGGCAAGAGAAGGTTTTGTGCGCTTGTGGATAGAAGATAACGGAATTGGCATAGAATCCCAACATCAAGGACGTATCTTCCAAGTTTTTGAACGTTTACACGGCAATGAGTCTTATCCTGGTACTGGTATCGGCTTGGCGATCGTCAAAAAAGGTGTAGAGCGTTTGGGCGGTAAATACGGCGTAGAATCAATGGTAAATCGCGGTAGTCGTTTTTGGATTGAATTACCTGGGAACAATGAACAGTAA
- the nagA gene encoding N-acetylglucosamine-6-phosphate deacetylase: MRVNQLIINARVVGYQDLQQVAIQERKIVAIAPTLDHPPITPTINLERDWLSLGGIDLQINGGLGLAFPDLELEDLPKLEQICEFLWQQGVDGFLPTIVTTSINKIQRSLATITQFMANQEEKEDTAKVLGVHLEGPFLNYQKRGAHPAKYLLSLTIENIKQVLGDYSHIVKIMTLAPELDSSGETITYLLDKNIIVSLGHSLATASQAQQAFAQGASMVTHAFNAMPSLHHRQPGLLGAAIVNPDVYCGLIADGNHVSPTMLEIILKASNYERGIFLVSDALAPIGLPDGVYPWDEREIIVTNGTARLRDGTLSGTTLPLLVGVQNLVKWGCNLEKAIAMATESPRKAMKLPGISIGQPANLVRWHWDEQTKDLTWKRLNQS, from the coding sequence ATGAGGGTAAATCAACTAATTATTAATGCGCGGGTAGTTGGATATCAAGATCTACAGCAAGTTGCTATCCAAGAAAGAAAAATAGTAGCGATCGCCCCCACATTAGATCATCCACCAATTACACCAACTATTAACCTAGAACGAGATTGGTTATCTCTTGGGGGTATAGATTTACAAATCAATGGTGGATTGGGTTTAGCTTTTCCCGACCTAGAATTAGAGGACTTGCCTAAATTGGAACAGATCTGCGAGTTCCTGTGGCAACAAGGTGTGGATGGCTTTTTACCGACGATAGTAACAACCTCAATAAACAAAATACAGCGATCGCTGGCAACGATCACTCAATTTATGGCTAATCAAGAGGAGAAAGAAGATACAGCTAAAGTATTGGGAGTTCATTTAGAAGGACCATTTTTAAACTACCAAAAGCGAGGCGCACATCCAGCAAAATATTTATTGTCTTTAACTATCGAGAATATTAAACAGGTTCTGGGAGACTATAGTCATATTGTCAAAATTATGACCCTAGCCCCAGAATTGGATAGTAGTGGTGAGACGATTACTTATTTACTAGACAAGAATATTATTGTCAGCTTAGGACATTCTTTAGCCACAGCTAGCCAAGCCCAACAGGCATTTGCTCAAGGCGCATCGATGGTTACTCATGCTTTTAATGCCATGCCTAGTTTGCACCATCGTCAACCAGGATTATTGGGGGCAGCTATCGTTAACCCAGACGTTTATTGTGGCTTAATCGCTGATGGCAATCATGTTTCTCCTACCATGCTGGAAATTATTTTAAAAGCAAGCAATTACGAGCGCGGTATTTTTTTGGTCAGTGATGCCTTAGCTCCGATTGGATTACCTGACGGAGTTTATCCTTGGGATGAACGTGAGATTATAGTAACTAATGGGACTGCCAGATTACGAGACGGTACATTATCTGGGACAACTTTACCCTTATTGGTCGGAGTACAAAACTTAGTTAAGTGGGGTTGCAATCTAGAAAAAGCGATCGCTATGGCAACGGAATCTCCCAGAAAAGCAATGAAATTACCAGGTATTAGCATCGGACAGCCTGCTAACTTAGTGCGTTGGCATTGGGATGAGCAAACGAAAGATTTAACCTGGAAAAGGCTAAATCAATCCTAA